The DNA window TTGTCATCAGCGCTGTTTATTGTAGATGAATTGCTTGAAGACGATAAACTTATTTTATATACAAAAAGTAAGGTCAGCACAAGAGATTTTGAATACACATCGAGAATAAAGGGAGGGTTTGAAAAAGGAAAATTGATTATACTGATCAATGAAGGAAGTGCTTCTGCCTCGGAGATTGTTGCCGGCGCCTTGCAGGATCACGACAGAGCTGTTTTAATTGGCCGAAGAAGTTTTGGAAAGGGCCTTGTTCAGTCTTCATTTGATTTAAATGATGGTTCAGAGCTGAGAATGACTATTTCCAGATATTATATTCCATCGGGTAGATCCATACAAAAACCATATGCTAATGGAAGGGAAGAATACTTAAAAGAGTTAATTGAAAGGTACGAAAACGGTGAATTTTTTCATGCAGAAAATATAGAATTTCCCGACTCTCTCACTTTTAGCACCGCTTCGGGTAGAAAAGTATACGGAGGAGGTGGGATTATGCCAGACATTTTTGTGCCAACAGATACAAGTTTAAGGAGTAATTTTCTTCTCGAGTTAAATAGTAAAGGACTGCTTTATGAATTTGCCTTTGATTATTCTAATACTCATCGCAAATACCTGGAAGAGATGGGTGAGGAAAAATTTGTCGAAGACTTTAAAATCAATGAAAAGCTATTAAACGATTTGATTGAGTTTGCTGTAAATGAAGGTATAAATTTTAAAAAAGGAGAATTGCAACGATCTGAAGAAATGATTAAGGTTCAACTTAAAGCATTAATAGCCAGAAACTTATGGAGGGATAATGGATTTTATAAGGTATATAATTGCATAGACCCAAATTTTGAGGCGGCATTAGACG is part of the Hyphobacterium sp. CCMP332 genome and encodes:
- a CDS encoding S41 family peptidase, with translation MNEDQNKYNLLLSLPILLALALVIGILTGLMIFNKEKKINLSQDPNYKKYKEIISLIEHEYVDKVNTEELTESTIREMLSKLDPHSSYIPYENREMSAISFESNYQGIGVEFNIIKDTLVVIAPLNGGPSEKLGILPGDRIIKIDNENVTNIGLTNKMVFDRLRGQKGSEVSLEIIRPGNNNTIQFNIIRDEIPSISIIAAYMLDETNAYIKISRFTESTAEEFNEKIGQLKSEGMQNLILDLRNNSGGILSSALFIVDELLEDDKLILYTKSKVSTRDFEYTSRIKGGFEKGKLIILINEGSASASEIVAGALQDHDRAVLIGRRSFGKGLVQSSFDLNDGSELRMTISRYYIPSGRSIQKPYANGREEYLKELIERYENGEFFHAENIEFPDSLTFSTASGRKVYGGGGIMPDIFVPTDTSLRSNFLLELNSKGLLYEFAFDYSNTHRKYLEEMGEEKFVEDFKINEKLLNDLIEFAVNEGINFKKGELQRSEEMIKVQLKALIARNLWRDNGFYKVYNCIDPNFEAALDELQ